One genomic segment of Terrihabitans soli includes these proteins:
- a CDS encoding proline iminopeptidase-family hydrolase, whose product MWREIEPDQTIHVDIGGHKVVAYSFGQGDETVFCLNGGPGLPCDYLRDAHSCLIDEGYRVVAFDQLGTGSSERPTDPSLWTISRYVEETEKVRTALGLGKVHLLGHSWGGWLAIEYALTHPDALKTLILEDTAADLPLLARELERLRGALGPETVAMMLAHEADGTLDHPEYQAAITILNYRHVCRLREWPAPINRSLADWNMGPYGTMQGPNEFLYIGNLKDWDRSQDLPKIEVPALITVGQHDEITTVCAAQMKRGLKNAELHVFPNSSHMPFYEEPAAYYPALLGFLAKHRG is encoded by the coding sequence ATGTGGCGTGAAATCGAGCCTGACCAAACTATCCACGTCGATATCGGCGGCCACAAAGTCGTTGCCTACTCCTTTGGCCAGGGCGATGAGACGGTCTTCTGCCTGAATGGCGGGCCGGGCCTTCCCTGCGATTATCTGCGCGATGCGCATTCCTGCCTGATCGATGAAGGCTACCGCGTCGTCGCTTTCGATCAGCTCGGGACAGGCTCATCCGAGCGTCCGACCGATCCTTCGCTGTGGACGATTTCCCGCTATGTCGAGGAAACCGAAAAGGTGCGCACGGCGCTCGGTCTCGGCAAAGTGCATCTTCTCGGTCATTCCTGGGGCGGCTGGCTCGCCATCGAATATGCGCTGACACATCCGGATGCGCTGAAGACGCTCATCCTCGAAGACACGGCCGCCGATCTTCCTCTTCTCGCCCGTGAACTCGAGCGTCTGCGCGGCGCGCTCGGGCCCGAAACCGTTGCGATGATGCTGGCGCATGAAGCGGACGGCACGCTCGATCATCCGGAATATCAGGCGGCCATCACCATCCTGAACTACCGTCATGTGTGCCGCTTGAGGGAGTGGCCGGCGCCGATCAATCGTTCCTTGGCGGATTGGAATATGGGTCCTTACGGCACGATGCAGGGGCCGAACGAATTTCTCTATATCGGCAATCTGAAGGACTGGGACCGAAGCCAGGATCTCCCGAAAATCGAAGTGCCGGCGCTCATCACGGTCGGCCAGCATGATGAGATCACAACGGTTTGCGCCGCTCAGATGAAACGCGGGCTGAAGAATGCCGAGCTCCACGTCTTCCCGAATTCCAGCCACATGCCCTTCTATGAGGAGCCCGCGGCGTATTATCCCGCCCTTCTCGGCTTCCTTGCCAAACACCGCGGCTGA
- a CDS encoding aspartate aminotransferase family protein — MAQGKQILALNRFDSGQTDGLSKDIADLVKRRHSTFGASSVLFYEQPLQMVRAEGVFMYDSTGRRYLDVYNNVPSVGHCHPRVVEAISKQAATLNTNTRYLYDIVHTYAERLLATFPDGLSNVVFTCTGSESNDLALRLAKIWTGGAGFIVTETAYHGNTAAVMEISPSSTKSRKVPAHVRTVPAPDLYSDPVEDIGAKFASDIAAAIEDLENNGVKFAGLIVDSIFSSDGIHADPPGFLKAAVDLVHKSGGVFIADEVQPGFGRTGRQMWGFQRHGVIPDIVTMGKPMGNGFPMGGVVTRPEILTPFCEETGYFNTFGGNPVAAAAGLAVLDVIEDEKLMHNAEEVGSYFRTGLRELSNRFPSIGDVRGAGLFTGVEFSTPDHQPDTAMATYVINAMKERGVLIGAAGSHGNTLKVRPPLCFARADADLFFEAMESVLAAR; from the coding sequence ATGGCTCAGGGCAAACAGATACTCGCGCTCAACCGTTTCGATTCCGGACAGACGGACGGGCTCAGCAAGGACATCGCCGATCTCGTCAAGCGCCGTCACTCAACTTTCGGCGCATCCTCGGTCCTCTTCTACGAGCAGCCTTTGCAGATGGTGCGCGCCGAAGGCGTATTCATGTACGACTCGACGGGGCGCCGCTATCTCGACGTCTACAACAATGTCCCCTCGGTGGGGCATTGTCATCCACGCGTCGTCGAAGCAATTTCGAAACAGGCGGCGACGCTCAACACCAATACGCGCTATCTCTACGACATCGTTCATACGTATGCGGAACGTCTGCTCGCGACTTTCCCGGACGGGCTGTCGAATGTCGTTTTCACCTGCACCGGCAGCGAGAGCAATGACCTCGCGCTGAGACTGGCAAAGATCTGGACGGGTGGCGCAGGCTTTATCGTCACCGAGACCGCCTATCACGGCAATACGGCCGCGGTGATGGAGATTTCGCCCTCCTCCACCAAATCGCGCAAAGTGCCGGCGCATGTGCGCACCGTTCCGGCGCCCGATCTTTATTCCGATCCGGTCGAGGATATCGGCGCAAAATTCGCAAGCGATATCGCCGCGGCCATCGAGGATTTAGAAAATAACGGCGTCAAATTCGCCGGCCTCATCGTCGATTCCATTTTCTCGAGCGACGGCATCCATGCCGATCCGCCGGGCTTTCTGAAAGCCGCGGTCGATCTCGTCCATAAATCGGGGGGCGTCTTCATTGCCGATGAAGTGCAGCCGGGCTTTGGCCGCACCGGGCGGCAGATGTGGGGCTTCCAGCGCCACGGCGTCATTCCCGACATCGTGACCATGGGCAAACCCATGGGCAATGGTTTCCCGATGGGCGGTGTCGTGACGCGTCCGGAGATCCTCACGCCCTTCTGCGAGGAGACCGGCTATTTCAACACGTTCGGCGGAAATCCCGTCGCCGCGGCCGCGGGGCTTGCCGTGCTCGATGTGATCGAGGACGAAAAGCTGATGCACAATGCGGAGGAAGTCGGCTCTTACTTCCGGACGGGCTTGCGCGAACTGTCGAACCGCTTCCCCTCGATCGGCGATGTGCGCGGCGCGGGCCTTTTCACCGGCGTCGAATTCTCGACGCCCGATCATCAGCCCGACACGGCCATGGCGACCTATGTCATCAACGCCATGAAGGAACGCGGCGTTCTGATCGGCGCGGCCGGCTCCCACGGCAATACGCTGAAAGTGCGTCCGCCGCTCTGCTTTGCGCGCGCCGATGCCGATCTCTTCTTTGAAGCCATGGAAAGCGTGCTGGCGGCGCGTTGA
- a CDS encoding phosphotransferase enzyme family protein: MLYQDAFLKRLENGLRAALPNWGLPTDAPVSLLTISENATFLAEDEARGRRMILRVHRPDYHSEAEILSELAWISAMREAGVVETPRPIAAKDGTLLCSFADEGTVRYIVAFDFMPGKEPAAEDDLVKWYGRLGGINARLHAHSRSWQRPAGFARKIWNFDTTIGKSAYWGDWREALGLEPQGRAILERTEKLLEKETAAFGMDADKFGLIHCDMRPANLLVDGDRLGVIDFDDCGLSWFAYDFAAAVSFQEAEPYLDEVKAAWIDGYRSVAPLSAEEEAALPMFLMLRRMQLTAWIASHAETPTAQSMGVPYTDGTVALAEKYLGRKI; encoded by the coding sequence ATGCTGTATCAGGACGCCTTTCTGAAAAGGCTCGAAAACGGGCTTCGCGCCGCTCTGCCGAATTGGGGCCTGCCGACAGATGCCCCCGTCTCGCTGCTGACGATTTCGGAGAACGCGACTTTCCTTGCCGAGGACGAAGCGCGCGGCCGCCGCATGATCCTGCGCGTTCACCGGCCCGATTATCATTCCGAAGCTGAAATTCTCTCCGAGCTCGCCTGGATTTCCGCCATGCGCGAAGCCGGCGTGGTCGAGACGCCGCGCCCCATCGCAGCAAAAGACGGCACCCTCCTCTGCTCCTTCGCAGATGAAGGCACGGTCCGCTACATCGTTGCGTTCGACTTCATGCCCGGCAAGGAGCCGGCGGCGGAAGACGATCTTGTCAAATGGTATGGACGGCTCGGCGGCATCAATGCGCGGCTTCACGCGCATAGCCGCTCCTGGCAGCGGCCCGCGGGCTTTGCCCGAAAAATCTGGAATTTCGATACGACCATCGGCAAAAGCGCCTATTGGGGCGATTGGCGCGAAGCGCTCGGCCTTGAGCCTCAAGGCCGCGCCATTCTGGAGCGCACTGAAAAGCTGCTGGAAAAAGAGACCGCCGCCTTCGGCATGGATGCCGACAAATTCGGTCTCATTCATTGCGATATGCGGCCGGCCAATCTTCTCGTCGACGGAGACCGTCTCGGCGTCATCGATTTCGACGACTGCGGCCTGTCCTGGTTTGCCTATGATTTTGCGGCCGCCGTCAGCTTTCAGGAAGCCGAGCCCTATCTCGACGAGGTGAAAGCGGCCTGGATCGACGGCTATCGCAGCGTCGCTCCCCTCTCTGCTGAAGAGGAAGCGGCGCTGCCGATGTTCCTGATGCTGCGGCGCATGCAGCTCACGGCCTGGATCGCCTCGCATGCGGAAACGCCGACGGCGCAAAGCATGGGCGTTCCCTATACTGACGGCACGGTAGCGCTTGCCGAAAAATATCTCGGCAGAAAAATCTGA
- a CDS encoding ABC transporter permease gives MTLALSGPLTEEKTRKRFVVPAGIRCAGPILIFLGLGFLAPLLTVLAYSVATPKTFDVFRSFTFDNFTTILSPDNTVWTSFAWSIAFAAMTVILLALVAYPIAYGLNRVFGKWAGLVSIFFVFPLFISENVRLYGWVLFFIKNGVLDGTLKTLGFAGGPDVLFSPGIILFGMVYVYLPFMLFPMTLGLAMVPKDLVDAAADLGAGRLMIWREIELPLAMPGILIGMLLTFVLAAGAVAEAKILGGQSVIMITHDIEIAFTYAQNWPLGSALAVLLMILISGLALFVMSKLDLDRILGRR, from the coding sequence ATGACGCTTGCGCTCAGCGGTCCTCTCACCGAGGAAAAGACCCGCAAGAGATTCGTCGTTCCCGCCGGCATACGCTGCGCCGGCCCGATCCTGATCTTTCTCGGGCTCGGCTTTCTCGCGCCGCTTCTGACCGTCCTTGCCTATTCGGTCGCGACGCCGAAAACCTTCGACGTCTTCCGGTCCTTCACCTTCGACAATTTCACGACCATCCTGTCGCCGGACAACACGGTCTGGACCTCTTTTGCCTGGTCGATCGCATTCGCCGCGATGACGGTTATTCTTCTCGCGCTGGTCGCCTATCCCATCGCCTATGGCCTCAACCGCGTCTTCGGTAAATGGGCGGGGCTTGTTTCGATCTTCTTCGTCTTCCCGCTATTCATTTCCGAAAATGTGCGCCTTTACGGCTGGGTTCTGTTCTTCATCAAGAACGGCGTTCTCGACGGCACGCTGAAGACGCTCGGCTTTGCCGGCGGGCCGGACGTCCTCTTCTCGCCGGGCATCATCCTGTTCGGCATGGTCTATGTGTATCTGCCCTTCATGCTGTTTCCGATGACGCTCGGCCTTGCCATGGTGCCGAAGGATCTCGTCGATGCTGCTGCCGATCTCGGCGCGGGACGGCTGATGATCTGGCGCGAGATCGAACTGCCGCTTGCTATGCCCGGCATTCTCATCGGCATGCTCCTGACTTTCGTTCTCGCCGCAGGCGCCGTCGCCGAAGCCAAAATCCTCGGCGGCCAGTCGGTCATCATGATCACCCACGACATCGAAATCGCTTTCACATACGCGCAGAACTGGCCGCTCGGCTCGGCGCTCGCGGTTCTTCTGATGATCCTCATCAGCGGGCTTGCGCTGTTTGTGATGTCGAAACTCGATCTCGACCGCATTCTGGGACGGCGCTGA
- a CDS encoding MFS transporter: MIYRPSPWKFITFAFGQGISGIGFWMQKAAFGWLAWELTHSPFAVGAVALAEPVATILSAPLAGVMTDRHEPFRLIATTQSLLIVAPLVTLLVHVLGLLSFPVVLLLALADSLAQTFNQPVKSTVIGSLAGPGLLSQAIATNSIAVNTARMIGPALAGIIMVQTGSTLLVFAGAALAFAAVLLVIFALRRDLRSSRKSVPPEEKIPLGEDIRAGFDYIAQTPRIARLFALALIFSLLGRPFTELFPAIAGQVFNSGPELLSAFMSAQGAGALFGALIMLRKRGEDRILKITFGAGLIMSLALIPFSLTDIKWIAVALVGVAGLGHVTCNIGMQSLVQLQTDAAFRGRIVSLYWLIFRGAAPISAAIIGVLASWVPLNILIGSGAALCAIGIAALAAYRRA; the protein is encoded by the coding sequence ATGATTTATCGGCCAAGTCCCTGGAAGTTCATCACTTTTGCCTTCGGGCAAGGCATTTCCGGCATTGGCTTCTGGATGCAAAAAGCCGCGTTCGGCTGGCTGGCCTGGGAACTTACGCACTCCCCTTTCGCCGTGGGCGCGGTCGCTCTCGCCGAACCGGTCGCCACAATCCTGTCGGCACCGCTCGCCGGCGTCATGACCGACCGGCACGAGCCCTTCCGGCTGATCGCGACAACACAAAGCCTTTTGATCGTAGCGCCGCTCGTCACACTGCTCGTCCACGTTCTGGGTCTGCTCAGCTTCCCGGTCGTTCTGCTTCTGGCGCTCGCCGACAGCCTTGCACAGACCTTCAACCAGCCGGTCAAATCGACGGTGATCGGATCGCTCGCGGGACCCGGGCTTCTGTCTCAGGCCATCGCCACCAATTCCATTGCCGTAAATACGGCGCGCATGATCGGCCCGGCTCTTGCCGGCATTATCATGGTGCAGACCGGCTCGACGCTTCTTGTGTTTGCCGGTGCGGCGCTGGCGTTTGCGGCGGTGCTCCTCGTCATCTTCGCTCTGCGGCGCGATCTGCGCAGTTCCCGCAAAAGCGTACCGCCGGAAGAGAAGATTCCGCTCGGCGAAGATATCCGCGCGGGATTCGACTACATCGCGCAGACGCCGCGCATAGCACGGCTCTTTGCGCTGGCTCTCATCTTCTCGCTTCTCGGCAGGCCGTTCACCGAGCTTTTTCCGGCAATCGCCGGCCAGGTCTTCAATTCGGGTCCGGAGCTTCTGTCCGCCTTTATGAGCGCGCAGGGCGCCGGCGCGCTGTTCGGCGCTCTTATAATGCTGCGCAAGCGCGGCGAAGACCGGATTTTGAAAATCACCTTCGGCGCGGGACTTATCATGAGTCTTGCGCTCATCCCCTTCTCGCTCACCGACATAAAATGGATTGCGGTCGCGCTCGTCGGCGTCGCGGGCCTCGGCCACGTCACCTGCAATATCGGCATGCAGTCGCTCGTCCAGCTGCAGACAGACGCCGCATTTCGCGGGCGTATCGTGTCGCTGTACTGGCTGATCTTCCGCGGCGCGGCCCCGATCAGCGCGGCGATCATCGGCGTCCTCGCAAGCTGGGTGCCGCTCAACATCCTGATCGGCAGCGGCGCGGCGCTCTGCGCGATCGGCATTGCAGCGCTCGCCGCATACCGCCGGGCGTGA
- a CDS encoding ABC transporter ATP-binding protein — MKLALVEPTSPAPDADTPLPVLQLVGVRKTFGEFAAVDNISLDIYEGEFLTIVGPSGSGKTTLLRMLAGMESPSEGNITLRGELINDVPSNRRPTCLVFQSLALFPHKTVGENIEFPLKVKNVPPAQRKERALELLRMVRLPENYYGKNVMKCSGGEKQRVALARAFAYDPDVLFFDEPLSALDYKLKKAMEKELKDLHRESGKTFIYITHSLEEAMVMSDRIGVMRSGKLVQVGTPEDIYSRPADRFVSEFVGEVNVVAATKKGAEWSADDFGTRLRVVLPADLAAATAASIVVRPEFMRFVDAPSGADNVLEGTIYNEYSLGSRIQYQVRVGEKTFLLELSRASAFKGAFDKPALIGWDARDAIVVGA; from the coding sequence ATGAAGCTTGCTCTCGTCGAACCGACCAGTCCGGCGCCGGATGCGGACACGCCGCTGCCGGTTCTTCAGCTTGTCGGGGTGCGTAAGACCTTCGGCGAGTTCGCCGCGGTCGACAATATCAGCCTCGATATTTACGAAGGCGAGTTCCTGACGATTGTCGGTCCTTCGGGCTCCGGCAAAACAACTTTGCTGCGCATGCTCGCGGGCATGGAATCGCCGAGCGAAGGCAATATCACTTTGCGCGGCGAGCTCATCAACGATGTGCCGTCGAACCGCCGCCCGACCTGTCTCGTCTTCCAGTCGCTCGCGCTCTTTCCGCACAAGACCGTCGGCGAGAACATCGAATTCCCGCTGAAGGTCAAGAATGTGCCGCCGGCACAACGCAAGGAGCGCGCGCTTGAGCTTTTGCGCATGGTGCGCCTGCCGGAAAATTATTACGGCAAGAACGTCATGAAGTGTTCGGGCGGCGAAAAGCAGCGCGTCGCACTCGCCCGCGCCTTCGCTTACGACCCGGACGTTCTCTTCTTCGACGAGCCGCTCTCGGCGCTCGATTACAAGCTGAAAAAGGCGATGGAGAAGGAGCTGAAGGATCTGCACCGCGAAAGCGGCAAGACCTTTATCTACATCACCCACTCGCTGGAAGAAGCGATGGTGATGTCCGATCGCATCGGCGTCATGCGCTCGGGCAAGCTCGTTCAGGTCGGTACGCCCGAAGATATCTATTCGCGCCCGGCCGATCGCTTCGTGTCGGAATTTGTCGGCGAGGTGAATGTCGTCGCCGCAACAAAGAAGGGCGCAGAGTGGAGCGCGGATGATTTCGGCACGCGCCTGCGTGTCGTGCTGCCCGCGGATCTCGCGGCCGCAACCGCGGCTTCCATCGTCGTGCGCCCGGAATTTATGCGTTTCGTCGATGCGCCATCCGGCGCCGACAATGTGCTGGAAGGCACGATCTACAATGAATATTCGCTCGGCTCGCGCATTCAGTATCAGGTGCGCGTCGGCGAAAAGACCTTCCTTCTCGAACTCTCGCGCGCCAGCGCCTTCAAGGGCGCGTTCGACAAGCCGGCCCTGATCGGCTGGGATGCGCGCGACGCCATCGTGGTCGGCGCGTAA
- a CDS encoding thioredoxin family protein, with amino-acid sequence MPLTASNEIAIGTRAPAFQLADSGGRKHGLEDFAGSKALLVAFLSNRCPYVVHIREAFAAYACEYAAKGVRVVAINSNDAAAYPEESAEALGKEAKQFGYDFPYLKDGSQDVAKAYGAACTPDLYLFDGDLKLFYHGQFDDSRPSNGIAVTGADLRAATDRILAGQGSPAEQKNAIGCNIKWLSGSEPAWFGAKVAAE; translated from the coding sequence ATGCCTCTCACCGCTTCCAATGAAATCGCGATTGGCACAAGAGCCCCCGCCTTCCAGCTCGCCGATTCCGGGGGACGAAAGCACGGGCTCGAAGATTTCGCCGGATCGAAAGCTCTGCTGGTCGCCTTCCTTTCCAATCGCTGCCCGTATGTCGTGCATATCCGCGAAGCCTTCGCTGCCTATGCGTGTGAATACGCAGCGAAAGGTGTGCGCGTCGTCGCCATCAATTCCAATGATGCCGCCGCCTATCCGGAGGAATCGGCGGAAGCGCTCGGCAAGGAAGCAAAGCAGTTCGGATACGACTTTCCGTATCTGAAAGACGGCAGCCAGGACGTTGCCAAAGCCTATGGCGCCGCCTGCACGCCCGATCTCTATCTCTTCGACGGCGATCTGAAGCTCTTCTATCACGGCCAGTTCGACGACAGCCGCCCGAGCAACGGCATCGCCGTGACCGGTGCCGATCTGCGCGCCGCAACCGACCGCATTCTCGCCGGGCAGGGATCTCCCGCCGAGCAGAAGAACGCCATCGGCTGCAACATCAAATGGCTTTCGGGATCCGAGCCTGCATGGTTCGGCGCGAAAGTCGCGGCGGAATGA
- the fabG gene encoding 3-oxoacyl-ACP reductase FabG, whose amino-acid sequence MLKSLQGQTVIVTGGSKGIGRGIAKRFGLAGLNTLIVSRNQAEADKVAGEIGKHASGFAADVSTLEGCEAMAKAALDRYGAINVLCANAGIFPAAKLGDLTVADFDHVIGTNLRSCFLSVHAVLPAMKKLGAGRIVLTSSITGPITGYPGWSHYGASKAGQLGFMRTAAIELAPHNITVNAVMPGNIMTEGMEAVGPEYIQKTADSIPMKKLGSVDDIANAALFFASEEAAYITGQQIVVDGGQVLPENQGAMDAM is encoded by the coding sequence ATGTTGAAGTCGCTACAAGGCCAGACCGTCATCGTGACCGGCGGCAGCAAGGGGATCGGCCGGGGCATCGCCAAGCGCTTCGGCCTTGCCGGCCTCAACACCCTCATCGTCTCGCGCAATCAGGCCGAGGCCGACAAGGTGGCCGGGGAAATCGGCAAACATGCTTCGGGCTTTGCCGCCGATGTGTCGACGCTGGAGGGCTGCGAGGCCATGGCGAAAGCCGCGCTCGACCGCTACGGGGCGATCAATGTCCTCTGCGCCAATGCCGGCATCTTCCCGGCGGCGAAACTCGGCGATCTCACCGTCGCCGATTTCGACCATGTCATCGGCACCAATCTCAGAAGCTGCTTTCTCAGCGTCCACGCGGTGCTGCCGGCGATGAAAAAGCTCGGTGCGGGCCGCATCGTGCTGACCTCGTCGATCACAGGTCCCATCACCGGCTATCCGGGCTGGTCGCATTACGGCGCGAGCAAAGCGGGCCAGCTCGGCTTCATGCGCACCGCGGCAATCGAGCTTGCGCCGCACAACATCACGGTCAACGCCGTGATGCCCGGCAATATCATGACCGAGGGCATGGAAGCCGTCGGACCCGAATACATACAGAAGACCGCCGATTCCATTCCGATGAAGAAACTCGGTTCTGTCGACGATATCGCCAATGCGGCTCTGTTCTTCGCCTCGGAAGAAGCGGCCTATATCACGGGCCAGCAGATCGTCGTCGATGGCGGCCAGGTGCTGCCGGAAAACCAGGGCGCGATGGACGCGATGTAA
- a CDS encoding ABC transporter substrate-binding protein, giving the protein MTTISRRNVLKMMGAGAVAATGPMGLASKAFAAREKELNILCWEGYNSAQVLDPFRSSKSAEVKAESLTNDPTMINRLRAGETKVWDLINVNNPWARKAMAPEGLIKPLPKAEFEPFFDKMLPEFKAPYKWAMSDDGKDLLGMAQRFGPYSFVVNTDKISRKTAEDTGWDLFNDKALAGKYGILESDDWNVFNIFLVAGINPFKEHTADELKKFEDTAVKVFKGAKMVGDIATMNQALVSGEIDLHLTGGTYSVSPARADGNANLRAVTPLKGPIDGKGGVSWIEITSTVNNPNLSPLATEFLKYVQDPKVAHTVAFAEGTFNPVAQMGNKECFALFTKEELDAIQYDSLEEEMSRSAEYDIVPDYDKALELMTAAKRQRA; this is encoded by the coding sequence ATGACGACGATTTCGAGACGCAATGTTCTGAAGATGATGGGCGCTGGCGCAGTCGCTGCCACCGGCCCGATGGGCCTTGCCAGCAAGGCTTTCGCGGCCCGCGAGAAGGAGCTGAATATCCTGTGCTGGGAGGGCTACAACTCCGCCCAGGTGCTCGATCCCTTCCGCTCTTCCAAATCCGCGGAAGTGAAGGCTGAAAGCCTCACCAACGACCCCACCATGATCAACCGGCTGCGCGCCGGCGAAACCAAAGTGTGGGATCTGATCAACGTCAACAATCCGTGGGCGCGCAAGGCGATGGCTCCGGAAGGCCTGATCAAGCCGCTGCCGAAAGCCGAGTTCGAACCCTTCTTCGACAAGATGCTTCCGGAGTTCAAGGCGCCCTACAAATGGGCGATGAGCGATGACGGCAAGGATCTGCTCGGCATGGCCCAGCGCTTCGGGCCCTACTCCTTTGTCGTCAATACCGACAAGATCAGCCGCAAGACGGCGGAAGATACCGGCTGGGATCTCTTCAACGACAAAGCACTTGCCGGCAAATACGGCATTCTCGAATCCGACGACTGGAACGTCTTCAACATCTTCCTCGTCGCCGGCATCAATCCCTTCAAGGAACACACCGCCGACGAGTTGAAGAAGTTCGAGGACACGGCAGTCAAAGTGTTCAAGGGCGCCAAGATGGTCGGTGATATCGCGACGATGAACCAGGCTCTGGTCTCGGGCGAAATCGATCTGCATCTGACGGGCGGCACCTACTCCGTCTCCCCGGCCCGCGCCGACGGCAATGCAAACCTTCGTGCGGTCACGCCGCTGAAGGGGCCGATTGACGGCAAAGGCGGCGTGTCCTGGATCGAGATCACCTCGACCGTGAACAATCCGAACCTGTCGCCGCTCGCGACCGAGTTCCTGAAATATGTGCAGGACCCGAAAGTCGCGCACACCGTCGCGTTTGCCGAAGGCACGTTCAATCCGGTGGCGCAGATGGGCAATAAGGAATGCTTCGCGCTGTTCACCAAGGAAGAGCTCGACGCCATCCAGTACGACAGCCTCGAAGAGGAAATGTCGCGCTCGGCGGAATACGACATCGTTCCGGACTACGACAAGGCGCTGGAACTGATGACCGCCGCCAAGCGTCAGCGTGCGTAA
- a CDS encoding FAD-binding protein: MTDLDRYQSDVLVLGGGPAACWAALAAREAGRSVIMVDKGYVGTSGATAPSNTGTWFANTPERRARLIEERQKQSEGLADVRQMHRVIDAATQHLNILAERGYPFPRDDEDKLYIANLRGPDYMRFMRTQVIRAGVKLLDHHPALELLVASDGVAGAAGYARQLDRNWEARAAAVIIATGGCAFGSRILGATGLTGDGYLMAAELGVTLSGMEFSNQYGIVPLHSSVNKGLPYGWANFYRGDGSEIEIPSGQRFAVLARESLEGPIFARFDRASGVLPDALRRGQPNCFLPFDRAAIDPFADIFPISLRSEGTIRGTGGLKRADDDCSVGIPGLYAAGDSLDRQDLAGAATGGGGPNASWAIATGIWAGKGAASFAASLGARASDRKVRPSGQAGLRPAKSAGDVDPKAAHALVREEMLPVDRNFFRSPSKLARSIERLDAAWDDLRDHAHGTGYQALRLREAAGLLASSRWAYRAADVRTETRGMHRRLDATASDPSFARRITIGGIDRPWLEWDAAPAEVLAS, from the coding sequence ATGACCGATCTCGATCGCTATCAATCGGATGTCCTTGTGCTCGGCGGCGGGCCCGCTGCGTGCTGGGCGGCGCTTGCGGCGCGCGAGGCCGGCCGCAGCGTGATCATGGTCGACAAGGGATATGTCGGTACAAGCGGCGCGACCGCGCCGTCGAACACCGGCACCTGGTTTGCGAACACTCCGGAACGCCGCGCCCGTCTGATCGAAGAACGGCAGAAGCAATCCGAGGGCCTTGCCGATGTGCGCCAGATGCATCGCGTCATCGATGCGGCAACCCAGCATCTGAATATTCTCGCCGAGCGCGGCTATCCGTTTCCGCGCGATGATGAGGACAAGCTCTATATCGCCAATCTGCGCGGGCCCGATTACATGCGTTTCATGCGCACGCAGGTCATCCGCGCGGGCGTAAAACTTCTCGATCATCATCCGGCGCTGGAACTTCTCGTCGCTTCCGATGGCGTTGCGGGAGCGGCCGGCTATGCGCGCCAGCTCGACCGCAATTGGGAAGCGCGCGCCGCGGCGGTGATCATCGCAACAGGCGGCTGCGCGTTCGGCTCGCGCATCCTCGGCGCGACGGGCCTCACCGGCGACGGCTATCTGATGGCGGCTGAACTTGGCGTCACTCTGTCGGGCATGGAGTTTTCCAACCAGTATGGCATCGTTCCGCTGCACAGCTCGGTCAATAAGGGCCTGCCTTATGGCTGGGCGAACTTCTATCGCGGCGACGGTTCGGAGATCGAAATTCCGTCCGGACAGCGTTTTGCGGTTCTGGCGCGTGAATCGCTCGAAGGCCCGATCTTCGCGCGGTTCGACCGGGCGAGCGGCGTTCTTCCCGATGCGCTCAGGCGCGGCCAGCCGAATTGCTTTCTACCCTTCGACCGCGCCGCAATCGATCCGTTTGCGGATATCTTCCCGATCTCGCTGCGCTCGGAAGGCACAATCCGCGGCACAGGCGGTCTCAAGCGTGCGGACGATGATTGTTCGGTCGGTATCCCGGGCCTTTATGCCGCGGGAGATTCGCTCGACCGCCAGGATCTTGCGGGTGCGGCCACCGGCGGCGGCGGACCGAATGCGAGCTGGGCTATCGCAACCGGCATCTGGGCCGGTAAGGGCGCCGCATCCTTTGCCGCAAGCCTCGGTGCGCGGGCGAGCGACCGCAAAGTTCGTCCGTCCGGACAGGCCGGCTTAAGGCCCGCAAAATCCGCCGGCGATGTCGATCCGAAAGCGGCTCATGCGCTGGTGCGCGAAGAAATGCTGCCGGTCGACCGGAACTTCTTCCGCAGTCCTTCAAAGCTCGCACGCTCGATCGAACGACTCGACGCGGCCTGGGACGATCTGCGCGATCATGCGCATGGCACGGGCTATCAGGCGCTCAGACTGCGCGAGGCCGCGGGGCTCCTGGCTTCGAGCCGTTGGGCCTATCGCGCCGCCGATGTGCGTACAGAGACACGCGGCATGCATCGTCGTCTGGATGCGACGGCCAGCGACCCTTCATTCGCCCGCCGCATCACCATTGGCGGCATCGACCGTCCCTGGCTCGAATGGGATGCGGCTCCGGCGGAGGTTCTCGCATCATGA